One Streptomyces sp. ML-6 DNA segment encodes these proteins:
- the fabD gene encoding ACP S-malonyltransferase → MTVAHPTVFMFAGQGSQFYGMGRQLRAEHPVFDRTLRTLDTMFADAGLPGRLEELYRTDRGPRDSFDRFAHTHPAILMVELGLLDVLLAEGVGPDYVLGTSLGEYAAAAAAGVLDREDLTRAVAAQVRLTEELCPPGGMLAVLAEVSRFDPEQPPWRGLELAAVNYARHFVVSGTPDALDAAERALAAEGTACQRLPVRYAFHSSQVDVVAEPYRRMMAGIALRPPGVELVSCATGAVIGEVTPEHMWDTVRGPIRFREAIRTLEAQHDEVRYVDLGPSPTLAGFAAHSFRAGSGARARALLHPFVPPDTALKEIKEICSPAPASAPVPAPVSAGRAAGPVALLFPGQGSQRRGMAEGLFAEFPDLVAEADDTLGYSVEELCRYDPRGELDRTEFTQPALFVANALHYRAWQREHGDRAAFFAGHSLGEYSALWAAGAFDFVTGLRLVRRRGALMAAAPEGAMAAVIGMDEDQVRGVLAGGASAAVDVANLNGAGQVVVSGPREAVLGAKAAFLAAGAAGYVPLRVSGAFHSRQMSAAAADFADFLARTDLRAPRLPVIANTTGAPYPEGDIRPVLTAQLTSPVRWEESVRHLLSQVPELVEVGPGTVLTKLLDKIRAAVPAVPVPTTPVPAVPVPTTPVPAMAAPATPVPAVPVPPSVSSARQGVADGRTAVPAGASAPGAGALGSDRFRAAYGVRHAYVCGSMFRGISSEALVARAARAGLLAFYGAGGLAPEAVDAALGRLRGELGGLTFGVNLPQGPDEEARVDLLLAHGVSAVEASGFTEVTPALARYRLRGLARGADGGVVAHHRVLAKVTLPRAAEAFLRPVPEGLVRALRAGGAITAEQAELAALLPAVDDLCLEADSGGHTDRGALAVLLPAVLRLRARLGADGVRLGAAGGLGTPEAIAAAFLLGADFVLTGSVNLCTAESGISDVAKDMLENIAVGDTDYAPSAGAFETGGQTQVLGRGVFFPGRARKLLELHRAHASLEELDVRTRTILEQRWFRRPLEQVWRETRAYFAEHDPGEAERAERDPHHRMALVFRWYLAESQRLAIEGDKDRRVDFQIHCGPALAAFNDWVSGTDLEHWPDRHVENIADRLMTAAADHLAGVSQ, encoded by the coding sequence ATGACCGTGGCGCACCCGACGGTGTTCATGTTCGCGGGGCAGGGCTCGCAGTTCTACGGCATGGGCAGGCAACTGCGCGCGGAACACCCGGTGTTCGACCGCACGCTGCGCACGCTGGACACCATGTTCGCCGACGCCGGGCTGCCGGGCCGGCTGGAGGAGCTGTACCGCACGGACAGGGGGCCGCGGGACTCCTTCGACCGCTTCGCCCACACCCATCCGGCGATCCTCATGGTCGAACTGGGCCTGCTGGACGTGCTGCTGGCCGAGGGCGTCGGGCCGGACTACGTACTGGGCACCAGTCTGGGCGAGTACGCCGCCGCTGCCGCGGCCGGGGTCCTGGACCGTGAGGACCTGACCCGTGCGGTCGCCGCCCAGGTGCGGCTCACCGAGGAGCTGTGCCCGCCCGGCGGCATGCTCGCCGTGCTCGCCGAGGTCAGCCGGTTCGACCCGGAGCAGCCCCCTTGGCGGGGGCTGGAACTGGCGGCCGTCAACTACGCGCGGCACTTCGTGGTCTCCGGCACACCGGACGCGCTGGACGCGGCCGAGCGGGCGCTGGCCGCCGAGGGCACGGCCTGTCAGCGCCTGCCGGTGCGCTACGCCTTCCACTCCTCCCAGGTGGACGTGGTGGCGGAACCGTACCGGCGGATGATGGCGGGCATCGCGCTGAGGCCCCCGGGAGTGGAACTGGTCTCCTGCGCGACCGGCGCGGTCATCGGCGAGGTGACGCCCGAGCACATGTGGGACACGGTGCGCGGCCCGATCCGCTTCCGGGAAGCGATCCGGACGCTGGAGGCACAGCACGACGAGGTGCGCTACGTCGACCTCGGCCCGTCCCCGACGCTGGCGGGCTTCGCCGCACACTCCTTCCGTGCCGGGTCGGGAGCGCGGGCGAGGGCCCTGCTCCACCCCTTCGTGCCTCCCGACACGGCGCTGAAGGAGATCAAGGAAATCTGCAGCCCCGCCCCTGCCTCCGCCCCTGTCCCCGCTCCGGTTTCCGCCGGGCGGGCGGCCGGGCCGGTGGCGCTGCTGTTCCCCGGTCAGGGGTCCCAGCGGCGGGGCATGGCCGAGGGGTTGTTCGCGGAGTTTCCCGACCTGGTCGCGGAGGCGGACGACACGCTCGGCTACTCGGTCGAGGAGCTCTGCCGGTACGACCCGAGGGGCGAGCTGGACCGGACCGAGTTCACCCAGCCCGCGCTGTTCGTCGCCAACGCGCTGCACTACCGCGCCTGGCAGCGCGAGCACGGGGACCGGGCGGCGTTCTTCGCCGGTCACAGCCTCGGCGAGTACTCCGCCCTGTGGGCGGCGGGCGCCTTCGACTTCGTCACCGGGCTGCGACTGGTGCGCAGGCGCGGCGCGTTGATGGCCGCGGCGCCCGAGGGCGCCATGGCCGCGGTGATCGGGATGGACGAGGACCAGGTCCGGGGGGTGCTGGCAGGGGGCGCGTCGGCCGCCGTCGACGTGGCCAACCTCAACGGCGCCGGTCAGGTGGTGGTGTCCGGCCCCCGGGAGGCGGTGCTCGGGGCGAAGGCCGCCTTTCTGGCCGCGGGTGCCGCCGGATACGTTCCGCTCCGGGTGAGCGGCGCCTTCCACTCCCGTCAGATGTCGGCCGCGGCGGCGGACTTCGCCGATTTCCTCGCGCGGACCGACCTGCGGGCGCCCCGGTTGCCGGTGATCGCCAACACCACCGGGGCACCGTATCCCGAAGGCGACATCCGCCCCGTCCTCACGGCCCAGCTCACCAGCCCGGTCCGCTGGGAGGAGAGCGTGCGCCACCTGCTCTCCCAGGTGCCCGAGCTGGTGGAGGTGGGGCCCGGGACGGTGCTCACCAAGCTGCTCGACAAGATCCGTGCCGCCGTACCGGCCGTGCCAGTACCAACCACGCCCGTACCTGCCGTGCCTGTACCAACCACTCCCGTACCAGCCATGGCTGCCCCGGCCACGCCCGTACCGGCCGTTCCCGTACCGCCCTCGGTGTCATCGGCGCGGCAGGGGGTCGCCGACGGCCGTACGGCGGTCCCGGCAGGTGCCTCCGCGCCGGGAGCCGGGGCCCTGGGCAGCGACCGGTTCCGTGCCGCGTACGGGGTCCGGCACGCCTATGTGTGCGGGTCCATGTTCCGCGGCATCTCGTCCGAGGCCCTGGTCGCCCGGGCCGCCCGGGCCGGACTGCTCGCGTTCTACGGCGCGGGCGGCCTGGCCCCCGAGGCGGTCGACGCGGCGCTGGGCCGGCTGCGGGGCGAACTGGGCGGGCTCACCTTCGGGGTGAACCTGCCGCAGGGGCCGGACGAGGAGGCGAGGGTGGACCTGCTGCTGGCCCACGGGGTGAGCGCGGTGGAGGCCTCCGGTTTCACCGAGGTCACTCCCGCGCTCGCGCGCTACCGGCTGCGCGGGCTGGCCCGGGGCGCCGACGGCGGGGTGGTGGCGCACCACCGTGTCCTGGCCAAGGTCACCCTGCCCCGGGCCGCCGAGGCGTTCCTGCGGCCGGTGCCCGAGGGGCTGGTGCGCGCGCTGCGCGCCGGGGGCGCCATCACGGCGGAGCAGGCCGAACTCGCCGCGCTCCTTCCCGCCGTCGACGACCTCTGTCTGGAGGCGGACTCCGGCGGGCACACCGACCGCGGTGCGCTCGCGGTGCTGCTGCCGGCGGTGCTGCGGCTGCGGGCGCGGCTCGGGGCCGACGGGGTGCGGCTGGGCGCCGCGGGCGGGCTCGGCACCCCGGAGGCGATCGCCGCCGCGTTCCTGCTCGGTGCGGACTTCGTCCTCACCGGGTCGGTGAACCTGTGCACGGCCGAGTCGGGGATCAGCGACGTGGCCAAGGACATGCTGGAGAACATCGCGGTCGGCGACACGGACTACGCCCCGAGCGCGGGGGCGTTCGAGACGGGCGGGCAGACGCAGGTGCTGGGGCGCGGCGTCTTCTTCCCGGGCCGGGCCCGCAAGCTGCTCGAACTCCACCGTGCGCACGCCTCGCTGGAGGAACTCGACGTACGGACCCGCACCATACTGGAGCAGCGGTGGTTCCGCCGCCCGCTGGAGCAGGTGTGGCGGGAGACCCGGGCGTACTTCGCGGAGCACGACCCGGGGGAGGCGGAGCGTGCCGAGCGCGATCCGCACCACCGGATGGCCCTGGTCTTCCGCTGGTACCTCGCGGAGAGCCAACGCCTGGCGATCGAGGGCGACAAGGACCGCCGCGTCGACTTCCAGATCCACTGCGGACCCGCGCTCGCCGCGTTCAACGACTGGGTGTCCGGCACCGATCTGGAGCACTGGCCCGACCGCCACGTCGAGAACATCGCGGATCGACTGATGACCGCCGCAGCCGACCACCTCGCAGGAGTGAGCCAATGA